The following coding sequences lie in one Oncorhynchus kisutch isolate 150728-3 linkage group LG3, Okis_V2, whole genome shotgun sequence genomic window:
- the LOC109887871 gene encoding retinal dehydrogenase 2 produces the protein MTSSKIELPGEVKTDADAAALMASLQLMPSPVPNADIKYTKIFINNEWQDSVSGKTFPVYNPASGEQICEVQEAEKADVDKAVQAARLAFTLGSVWRRMDASERGRLLAKLADLVERDSAYLATIESMDSGKPFLPTLFVDLQGTIKTLRYYAGYADKIHGTSIPMDGDYLSFTRHEPIGVCGQIIPWNFPLMMTAWKLGPALACGNTVVLKPAEQTPLTCLYIGSLVKEAGFPPGVVNILPGFGPTAGAAIASHMGIDKVAFTGSTEVGKLIQEAAGKSNLKRVTLELGGKNPNIIFADADLDLAVEQAHQGVFFNAGQCCTAGSRIFVEEPIYEEFVRRSVERAKRRTVGSPFDPTTEQGPQISQEQQSRVLEFIQSGISEGARLECGGKALGLKGFFIEPTVFSNVKDDMRIAKEEIFGPVQQIMKFKTIDEVIERANNTEYGLVAAVFTSDITKAMTISTAMQAGTVWINCFNALSMQCPFGGYKMSGNGRELGDCGLKEYSEVKTITIKISAKNS, from the exons ATTTTCATCAACAATGAGTGGCAAGACTCTGTGAGCGGAAAGACCTTCCCAGTCTACAACCCTGCCAGCGGAGAGCAGATCTGTGAGGTCCAAGAAGCAGAGAAG GCTGATGTGGACAAGGCGGTGCAGGCGGCCCGGCTGGCCTTCACCCTTGGTTCAGTGTGGCGGAGGATGGATGCGTCAGAAAGGGGTAGACTGCTGGCTAAACTGGCTGACCTGGTGGAGAGGGACAGTGCGTATCTAGCA ACTATAGAGTCCATGGACAGTGGGAAGCCTTTCCTGCCCACCCTGTTTGTGGACCTCCAGGGAACCATAAAGACGCTCAGATACTATGCTGGATACGCAGACAAGATCCATGGAACGTCCATTCCAATGG ATGGAGACTATCTTTCGTTCACTAGACACGAGCCCATAGGAGTGTGTGGACAGATCATCCCT TGGAACTTCCCACTGATGATGACTGCGTGGAAGCTAGGTCCAGCGCTAGCCTGTGGGAACACGGTGGTCCTGAAGCCTGCTGAGCAGACCCCCCTCACCTGCCTGTACATCGGATCTCTGGTCAAAGAG GCTGGGTTTCCACCGGGAGTCGTCAATATTTTGCCAGGATTCGGGCCAACGGCAGGAGCTGCGATAGCTTCGCACATGGGCATAGACAAAGTGGCTTTCACAGGATCAACTGAG GTCGGCAAGCTGATCCAAGAAGCAGCTGGGAAGAGTAATTTGAAGAGAGTAACGCTGGAGCTAGGAGGAAAGAATCCCAACATTATTTTTGCAGATGCTGATT tgGATCTAGCTGTGGAGCAGGCCCACCAGGGAGTGTTCTTCAATGCAGGCCAGTGCTGCACTGCAGGCTCTCGTATCTTCGTGGAAGAGCCCATCTATGAGGAGTTTGTGCGCAGGAGTGTAGAGAGGGCCAAGAGGAGGACAGTAGGAAGCCCCTTCGATCCCACCACGGAGCAGGGTCCACAG ATCAGCCAGGAGCAGCAGAGCCGTGTGCTGGAGTTTATTCAAAGTGGCATCAGTGAGGGAGCCAGGCTGGAATGTGGAGGCAAAGCCCTGGGCCTGAAAGGATTCTTCATCGAGCCCACTGTCTTCTCCAATGTCAAAGATGACATGCGCATCGCAAAAGAGGAG ATCTTTGGACCAGTTCAGCAGATCATGAAGTTCAAGACTATTGATGAGGTGATTGAAAGGGCCAACAACACAGAGTACGGCCTGGTGGCAGCTGTGTTCACCAGCGATATCACCAAAGCCATGACCATCTCCACAGCCATGCAGGCTGGCACCGTCTG GATAAACTGTTTCAATGCCCTGAGCATGCAGTGTCCATTTGGAGGATATAAAATGTCTGGCAACGGGCGTGAATT gGGGGATTGTGGCCTGAAGGAATACTCAGAGGTGAAGACCATCACCATAAAGATCTCAGCCAAGAACTCCTAA